A DNA window from Ranitomeya imitator isolate aRanImi1 chromosome 2, aRanImi1.pri, whole genome shotgun sequence contains the following coding sequences:
- the LOC138667426 gene encoding formyl peptide receptor 2-like, whose translation MTLYSIVSALGIIGNGLVIWIAGFRMKNTISAMWFLHLAIADFLCCSSLPLRIADWATLPSDSPHFARCIVNIFLFNVNMIASVLLLTAMSTDRWVSVMWPFWAKVHRSRNLVRITAAIIWGLSVIVAGALYYVYDYHVGDLGEWCRYYYYRSPYNPELHETTQWIRFIIMCVIPFLIIVASYVTIFYKLRKSKRSQRSQRSSRIITAVILCFFICWFPYYIWPLIYLYYRDYIISYYGDYIIINYWYRMTFHIVQTITTSLACLNSCLNPIIYVFLTADFQHGFLRSIPSRLERAFGDHPNDLSRERGDTGDTRPTAV comes from the coding sequence ATGACATTATACAGCATTGTTTCTGCTCTCGGGATTATCGGTAATGGATTAGTCATCTGGATTGCCGGATTCAGGATGAAGAACACAATCAGTGCCATGTGGTTCCTCCACCTGGCCATCGCGGACTTCCTGTGCTGCTCATCTCTCCCCCTGAGAATTGCTGACTGGGCTACACTTCCCTCAGACTCCCCACATTTTGCACGTTGTATAGTGAACATTTTTCTGTTTAATGTGAACATGATCGCCAGTGTTCTCCTCCTGACGGCCATGAGTACTGACCGCTGGGTGTCCGTCATGTGGCCATTCTGGGCCAAAGTCCATAGATCTCGTAACCTGGTGAGAATCACTGCAGCGATCATCTGGGGGCTGAGCGTCATTGTGGCCGGTGCTCTGTATTATGTATATGACTACCATGTAGGTGATCTAGGTGAATGGTGTCGATATTATTATTACAGATCTCCTTATAACCCAGAGTTACACGAGACCACTCAGTGGATCAGATTCATTATAATGTGTGTGATCCCGTTTCTCATCATCGTCGCCTCTTATGTCACCATTTTCTACAAACTTAGAAAAAGTAAGAGATCCCAGAGATCTCAGAGATCctccaggatcatcaccgctgttaTATTGTGTTTCTTTATCTGCTGGTTTCCGTATTACATCTGGCCACTAATATACTTGTATTATAGAGATTACATCATATCCTATTATGGAGATTACATAATAATCAATTATTGGTATCGCATGACATTCCATATAGTACAAACTATCACTACCAGTCTGGCTTGTCTGAACAGCTGCCTGAATCCGATCATTTATGTGTTTCTGACAGCGGATTTCCAACACGGTTTCCTCAGATCCATCCCCTCCAGGCTAGAAAGAGCCTTCGGTGACCATCCTAATGACCTGAGCAGAGAGCGAGGAGACACAGGAGACACTCGCCCTACTGCTGTGTAA